In the Numida meleagris isolate 19003 breed g44 Domestic line chromosome 5, NumMel1.0, whole genome shotgun sequence genome, one interval contains:
- the LOC110399897 gene encoding dual specificity protein phosphatase 13-like, whose product MSGEEVLGPSGSPGPGTCMGDIPSLKELEQLLNTGRPSCNHVDEVWPNLFLGDLVTAHNRFVLWKMGVTHVLNAAHGTVYSHGGQDFYGATIDYYGVPAHDLPSFDISQFFFSAAEFIHKALNTPGAKILVHCAVGVSRSASLVLAYLMINHHLPLIEAIKTVKEHRWISPNRGFLKHLRNLDVQLRQKKGC is encoded by the exons ATGTCCGGGGAGGAAGTATTGGGTCCCTCGGGCTCCCCAGGGCCTGGGACATGCATGGGGGATATCCCCTCACTtaaggagctggagcagctcctgaaCACTGGGCGGCCCTCTTGTAACCACGTCGATGAAGTGTGGCCTAATCTCTTCTTGGGAGACCT AGTAACAGCTCACAACAGATTTGTTTTGTGGAAGATGGGTGTTACCCATGTTTTAAATGCTGCCCACGGCACAGTGTACAGCCATGGAGGCCAGGACTTCTATGGAGCTACCATTGATTATTATGGTGTGCCAGCACATGACCTCCCCAGCTTTGATATAAGCCAGTTCTTTTTCTCTGCGGCAGAATTTATCCACAAAGCCCTGAACACACCAGGAG CTAAAATTTTGGTACATTGTGCAGTTGGAGTAAGCAGGTCAGCATCTCTAGTCCTAGCATATCTCATGATAAATCACCACCTGCCATTGATTGAAGCCATCAAAACAGTGAAGGAACATCGATGGATTTCACCCAATCGTGGCTTTTTAAAACACCTGCGAAATT